One window of the Solanum stenotomum isolate F172 chromosome 11, ASM1918654v1, whole genome shotgun sequence genome contains the following:
- the LOC125843821 gene encoding inactive protein RESTRICTED TEV MOVEMENT 2-like produces MDSKGAAPNQTYEDFVPTTELVQEQDSDTLLLDLTGFKKEQVRIQLTRTGVLKISGQRPVAESKWLRFQKDFPVSQNCDKMKISAKFENGILHVKQPKLISSSENKGQELPTSDAQRQQKPADEPQPTPQKKNEEQTKDEKTPSPTEELPKHQATNADKPEMEEPNTKEAKDLTEKTPAENTGASSTMEDGNRPSYACKLDKDAYIGTAAVLAEKLKMPRKLMNMTLIALLVLGIGLYISNKMKSNN; encoded by the exons atggaTTCAAAGGGAGCTGCACCAAATCAAACTTATGAAGACTTTGTGCCAACTACAGAGTTGGTGCAAGAACAAGACTCTGATACTCTTCTCCTTGATCTCACAG GTTTCAAAAAGGAACAAGTGAGGATTCAACTGACCAGAACAGGAGTTCTGAAGATCAGTGGACAAAGGCCAGTTGCTGAGAGCAAATGGCTTAGATTCCAAAAGGATTTCCCTGTTTCACAAAATTGCGACAAGATGAAAATCAGTGCAAAGTTTGAAAATGGCATTCTTCATGTCAAACAACCAAAACTGATAAGTTCATCAGAGAACAAAGGTCAAGAACTGCCAACATCTGATGCTCAACGGCAACAAAAACCAGCAGACGAGCCACAACCAACGCCTCAGAAGAAAAACGAAGAACAAACAAAAGACGAAAAAACACCATCACCAACAGAAGAATTGCCTAAACATCAGGCTACTAATGCTGACAAGCCTGAAATGGAAGAACCAAACACAAAAGAAGCTAAAGATCTCACGGAAAAAACACCTGCTGAGAATACTGGTGCAAGTAGCACTATGGAAGATGGAAATAGACCGAGTTATGCGTGTAAACTTGATAAAGATGCATATATTGGAACTGCAGCTGTTCTAGCTGAGAAGCTGAAGATGCCAAGGAAATTGATGAACATGACTCTGATTGCTCTTTTGGTTCTTGGAATTGGCCTATATATCAGCAATAAGATGAAATCCAACAATTAA
- the LOC125843820 gene encoding inactive protein RESTRICTED TEV MOVEMENT 2-like encodes MDSKGAAPNQTYEDFVPTTELVQEQDSDTLLIDLTGFKKEQVRIQLTRTGVLKISGQRPVAESKWLRFQKDFPVSQNCDKMKISAKFENGILHVKQPKLISSSENKGQELPTSDAQWQQKPADEPQPTPQKKDEEQTKDEKTPTPTPTPTEELPKHQATNADKPEMEEPNTKEAKDLAEKTPAENTGASSTMEDGNRPSYACKLDKDAYIGTAAVLAENLKMPRKLMNMTLIALLVLGIGLYISNKMKSNN; translated from the exons atggattcaaaGGGAGCTGCACCAAATCAAACTTATGAAGATTTTGTGCCAACTACAGAGTTGGTGCAAGAACAAGACTCTGATACTCTTCTCATTGATCTCACAG GTTTCAAAAAGGAACAAGTGAGGATTCAACTGACCAGAACAGGAGTTCTGAAGATCAGTGGACAAAGGCCAGTTGCTGAGAGCAAATGGCTTAGATTCCAAAAGGATTTCCCTGTTTCACAAAATTGCGACAAGATGAAAATCAGTGCAAAGTTTGAAAATGGCATTCTTCATGTCAAACAACCAAAACTGATAAGTTCATCAGAGAACAAAGGTCAAGAACTGCCAACATCTGATGCTCAATGGCAACAAAAACCAGCAGACGAGCCACAACCAACGCCTCAAAAGAAAGACGAAGAACAAACAAAAGACGAAAAAACACCAACACCAACACCAACACCAACAGAAGAATTGCCTAAACATCAGGCTACTAATGCTGACAAGCCTGAAATGGAAGAACCAAACACTAAAGAAGCTAAAGATCTCGCGGAAAAAACACCTGCTGAGAATACTGGTGCAAGTAGCACTATGGAAGATGGAAATAGACCGAGTTATGCGTGTAAACTTGATAAAGATGCATATATTGGAACTGCAGCTGTTCTAGCTGAGAATCTGAAGATgccaagaaaattgatgaacatgACTCTGATTGCTCTTTTGGTTCTTGGAATTGGCCTATATATCAGCAATAAGATGAAATCCAACAATTAA